A window of Halobellus sp. LT62 contains these coding sequences:
- a CDS encoding cytochrome bc complex cytochrome b subunit, translating to MTDEESTTDDVRADGSGIVAPDDETPTWRERKERTQGLSQLTYEYFERARREDQDLRQESDYVERDVLAFPTWPHEIIRNLAIASFFVGMLLFLSATLPPHIGDPANPSSTPAIILPDWYLYWSFGLLKLGPLNPELSILGGQKLMSDRMYGVLANVVVVGFIAVVPFLNKGSARRPVEQPLWAAIGVGGVIFALTISVYSAKNLLPMNVNLAFDLTFLLPIVGGFITWAVLKTMREGYMYDLNRRYYRLRPPK from the coding sequence ATGACCGACGAAGAATCCACCACCGACGACGTCCGTGCCGACGGCAGCGGTATCGTCGCCCCCGACGACGAAACGCCGACGTGGCGCGAGCGCAAGGAACGGACACAGGGCCTCTCACAGCTCACCTACGAGTACTTCGAGCGCGCCCGTCGAGAAGACCAAGACCTCCGACAGGAGTCCGATTACGTCGAACGCGACGTGCTCGCGTTCCCGACGTGGCCCCACGAGATCATCCGAAACTTGGCGATCGCCAGTTTCTTTGTGGGAATGCTGCTGTTCCTGTCGGCGACGCTTCCGCCGCACATCGGCGATCCGGCGAACCCCTCGAGTACCCCTGCGATCATCCTGCCCGACTGGTATCTCTACTGGTCGTTCGGCCTGCTCAAGCTCGGCCCGCTGAACCCCGAACTGTCGATTCTCGGCGGGCAGAAGCTGATGTCCGACCGGATGTACGGCGTCCTCGCGAACGTCGTCGTCGTCGGCTTCATCGCCGTCGTTCCCTTCCTCAACAAGGGAAGCGCGCGACGACCCGTCGAACAGCCGCTCTGGGCCGCCATCGGCGTCGGCGGCGTCATCTTCGCGCTCACGATCAGCGTCTACTCGGCGAAGAACCTCCTGCCGATGAACGTCAACCTCGCGTTCGACCTGACGTTCCTGCTGCCGATCGTCGGCGGGTTCATCACGTGGGCCGTGTTGAAGACGATGCGTGAGGGGTATATGTACGACCTCAACCGTCGGTACTACCGGCTGCGTCCGCCGAAATAA
- a CDS encoding DUF7315 family membrane protein, whose protein sequence is MSDGDSSTTSEESAGSPRDGGDGPEARRGRDVVVPMRIYKTVTVFSTLIAVVSVVFGFMLLDAATLNVSFLGNIVRGALAAFGLAIGGGLLSTVFAALGLAIIAFGAGVYVIGTRFRARGMGKSQEDSGEDSNTNG, encoded by the coding sequence ATGAGCGACGGAGATTCGTCGACGACGTCCGAGGAGTCAGCGGGCAGTCCGCGAGACGGGGGAGACGGACCCGAGGCGCGCCGCGGCCGCGACGTCGTCGTGCCGATGCGTATTTACAAGACTGTAACGGTGTTTTCGACGCTCATCGCCGTCGTGAGCGTCGTGTTCGGGTTTATGCTCCTCGACGCCGCCACGCTGAACGTCAGCTTCTTGGGAAACATCGTCCGCGGCGCGCTCGCGGCCTTCGGCCTCGCGATCGGCGGCGGACTGTTGAGCACCGTCTTCGCGGCTCTCGGGCTGGCGATCATCGCGTTCGGGGCCGGGGTGTACGTGATCGGCACGCGCTTTCGCGCCCGCGGAATGGGAAAGTCTCAAGAGGACTCCGGCGAAGATTCGAACACCAATGGCTGA
- a CDS encoding DUF7314 family protein yields MADEFIKGLGIFTAAGLGWMVLAGWYRTPSFESEQQLVSPVELSDSATMFDTLGVVLMDAFFWFTIIGALTFWVVIPAIRQTREALEERAQ; encoded by the coding sequence ATGGCTGACGAGTTCATCAAAGGGCTGGGAATATTCACGGCTGCGGGTCTCGGGTGGATGGTACTGGCGGGTTGGTACCGGACGCCGAGTTTCGAGAGTGAACAACAGCTCGTCTCTCCGGTGGAGCTCAGCGATTCCGCGACGATGTTCGACACGCTTGGCGTGGTGCTTATGGACGCGTTCTTCTGGTTCACCATCATCGGCGCGCTGACGTTTTGGGTCGTCATCCCGGCGATCCGACAGACTCGAGAAGCGCTCGAAGAGCGCGCACAGTAG
- a CDS encoding DUF7313 family protein → MQPLQFLVPLDALDALGPVIPFVVFGLVVLNILTRFLQHRRHLTQADSDDDDGSLDRWLPHTATNVALVLASFVFLIVEPHGGMVMSILALSVFISDFFEYESRLVEARSKSKALERPTAAIGASVFALLYAGYQGFFYLIEPLWNAIV, encoded by the coding sequence ATGCAACCGCTACAGTTCCTCGTCCCACTCGATGCGTTGGACGCACTCGGGCCCGTCATCCCGTTCGTCGTCTTCGGTCTCGTCGTCCTCAACATTCTCACGAGATTCCTGCAGCACCGTCGGCACCTCACGCAGGCGGATTCGGACGACGACGACGGATCCCTCGACCGCTGGCTGCCGCACACGGCGACGAACGTGGCGCTCGTGCTCGCTTCTTTCGTCTTCCTGATCGTCGAGCCGCACGGGGGGATGGTGATGTCGATCCTCGCACTGTCGGTGTTCATCTCGGACTTCTTCGAGTACGAGTCCCGTCTCGTCGAGGCGCGCTCGAAGTCGAAGGCGCTCGAACGGCCGACCGCGGCGATCGGCGCGTCGGTCTTCGCGCTGCTGTACGCGGGCTACCAGGGCTTCTTTTACCTCATCGAACCGCTCTGGAACGCGATCGTCTGA
- a CDS encoding NAD(+)/NADH kinase, protein MTADGTALAGRPNGEAVTPHEAVAAALDGRAGLTSDSVAAPDIDADCDHIDVGFGDIDAVFAVGGDALGALSGVELDCPVVPVSAGVRRYDNGPEDLPAIAEALLAGEFETAPHPVLGVAVDGERVRTAVADVALMTSAPAKISEYAIETADGWNETVRSDGVVVATPLGSTGYARAGGGPTLAPETGLVTVPVSPYAMNPDVWVLRAPITLSVERDEADVSLHLDDDIVRSVPANVPVDVTVDRTLSLLSVRP, encoded by the coding sequence TTGACTGCTGACGGGACCGCACTCGCCGGGAGGCCGAACGGCGAGGCGGTCACGCCACACGAAGCCGTCGCAGCCGCGCTCGACGGGCGTGCGGGCCTCACCAGCGACTCCGTCGCCGCGCCCGACATCGACGCCGACTGTGACCATATCGACGTCGGCTTCGGTGACATCGACGCCGTCTTCGCCGTCGGCGGGGACGCGCTCGGTGCGCTCTCGGGAGTCGAACTCGACTGTCCGGTCGTCCCCGTCAGCGCCGGCGTCCGTCGCTACGATAACGGCCCCGAGGACCTGCCCGCGATCGCCGAGGCGCTGCTCGCGGGTGAATTCGAGACCGCCCCGCACCCGGTGCTCGGCGTCGCTGTCGACGGCGAGCGAGTGAGAACCGCCGTCGCCGACGTGGCGCTGATGACGTCGGCTCCGGCCAAAATCTCCGAGTACGCGATCGAGACGGCGGACGGCTGGAACGAGACCGTCCGCTCGGACGGGGTCGTCGTGGCCACGCCGCTGGGAAGCACCGGGTACGCCCGCGCCGGCGGCGGACCGACACTCGCACCCGAAACGGGACTCGTGACGGTGCCGGTGTCGCCCTACGCGATGAACCCCGACGTGTGGGTCCTACGAGCACCGATTACGCTCTCCGTCGAACGCGACGAGGCGGACGTGTCGCTGCACCTCGACGACGACATCGTTCGATCGGTCCCGGCGAACGTTCCCGTCGACGTCACCGTCGATCGGACGCTATCGCTCCTCAGCGTCCGACCGTAG
- a CDS encoding alpha/beta fold hydrolase, which translates to MRLRSLAAGVALGAGATALANAALRRRTPALEPALDGTHRTFSWNGIDVRYTEAGDPSDPDLLLLHGINAAASSGEFRAVFAELAEDYHVIAPDLPGFGTSDRPALRYSATLYEEFVRDFVAEFDRPAVVASSLTGAYLAAAHLDLSSVVLVCPTERGGPDRNHLARELLRSPLVGEALFNLLASKPSIRYFNADHGYYDADLVSESWIDYEWRTAHQPNARYAPASFVSGFLNSDVDLEAALSSIDATVTLVWGREADITPLQRGRTLADAADCRLVVIDDAKLLPHVEFPEAFVDVVRDAIER; encoded by the coding sequence ATGCGCCTTCGCTCTCTCGCCGCCGGTGTCGCGCTCGGTGCCGGAGCCACCGCACTGGCGAACGCCGCCTTACGACGGCGAACGCCCGCGTTGGAACCGGCGCTCGACGGCACTCACCGGACGTTCTCGTGGAACGGAATCGACGTGCGATACACCGAAGCCGGAGACCCGTCGGACCCGGATCTCCTGCTCCTCCACGGGATCAACGCCGCCGCGTCCAGCGGCGAGTTCCGCGCCGTCTTCGCCGAACTCGCCGAGGACTACCACGTGATCGCCCCCGATCTCCCCGGGTTCGGCACCTCGGATCGGCCGGCGCTTCGGTACTCCGCGACCCTGTACGAGGAGTTCGTCCGCGACTTCGTCGCCGAGTTCGATCGCCCCGCGGTCGTCGCCTCGTCGCTGACCGGCGCGTACCTCGCAGCCGCCCACCTCGACCTCTCGTCGGTGGTGCTCGTCTGTCCGACCGAACGCGGGGGCCCCGACCGCAACCACCTCGCCAGAGAGCTGCTTCGGTCCCCGCTGGTGGGCGAGGCCCTCTTCAATCTGCTCGCGTCGAAACCGTCGATCCGGTATTTCAACGCCGACCACGGCTACTACGACGCCGATCTGGTGAGCGAGTCGTGGATCGACTACGAGTGGCGGACCGCCCACCAGCCGAACGCGCGCTACGCCCCGGCGTCGTTCGTCAGCGGCTTTCTGAACAGCGACGTCGACCTCGAAGCGGCGCTCTCGTCGATCGATGCGACGGTAACGCTCGTCTGGGGCCGCGAGGCCGATATCACGCCGCTGCAGCGTGGGCGAACGCTGGCCGACGCCGCGGACTGCCGCCTCGTCGTGATCGACGACGCGAAACTGCTCCCGCACGTCGAGTTCCCGGAAGCGTTCGTCGACGTCGTCCGCGACGCCATCGAGCGGTAA
- the meaB gene encoding methylmalonyl Co-A mutase-associated GTPase MeaB → MTGGDSTDPDRGSDGSDRDSADPNCDVGSDVAARNERLVDSLLAGEHRALARAITRIENREPGYRDLVSRLYRHAGTATVVGVTGSPGAGKSTLVDKLAAAYRDRGDTVGVIAVDPSSPYSGGAVLGDRIRMGSTVGDMDVFVRSMSTRGQLGGLSTATTDAITALDAFGKDVVVVETVGAGQSEVDVVRTADTVAVLVQPGSGDDVQMLKAGILEIGDVFVVNKADVDGVERTVAELREMIRRREVDGKRTGEKRTTEERTDGEQTGEERTDGKRTGEERTGEKRTDGERTGGGRSTDDGPWQPPIVETVATSGAGLEDLLDALDGHASYLRRTGAGDRKAIDRIAAEIRQLVRSDANELLAAEIDRRGGVEALARRVRDRETDPYTVADEVVDPLRECLASIREGSTDGSSESS, encoded by the coding sequence ATGACCGGCGGCGACTCCACTGACCCCGACCGAGGTTCCGATGGCTCCGACCGGGACTCCGCTGACCCCAACTGCGACGTCGGGTCGGACGTGGCCGCCCGGAACGAACGGCTCGTCGACTCGCTGCTCGCTGGCGAGCACCGCGCGCTCGCCAGAGCGATCACGCGCATCGAGAACCGCGAACCCGGCTACCGCGACCTCGTCTCTCGCCTGTACCGACACGCCGGGACGGCGACCGTCGTCGGCGTCACCGGAAGCCCCGGTGCCGGAAAGTCGACGCTCGTTGACAAACTGGCCGCTGCATACCGCGACCGCGGCGACACCGTCGGCGTCATCGCCGTCGACCCCTCGTCGCCGTACTCCGGCGGGGCGGTCCTCGGTGACCGCATTCGAATGGGATCGACCGTCGGCGACATGGACGTGTTCGTCCGCTCGATGAGCACGCGGGGACAACTCGGCGGCTTATCGACGGCGACGACGGACGCGATCACGGCGCTGGACGCGTTCGGCAAGGACGTCGTCGTCGTCGAGACGGTCGGCGCGGGGCAAAGCGAGGTCGACGTCGTCCGCACCGCCGACACCGTCGCGGTCCTCGTCCAACCCGGCAGCGGCGACGACGTCCAGATGCTGAAGGCCGGGATCCTCGAAATCGGCGACGTGTTCGTCGTCAACAAAGCCGACGTCGACGGCGTCGAACGGACCGTCGCGGAACTGCGAGAGATGATCCGACGACGCGAGGTGGACGGCAAGCGAACGGGGGAAAAGCGAACGACCGAGGAGCGGACAGACGGGGAGCAGACGGGCGAGGAGCGGACAGACGGCAAGCGAACGGGCGAGGAGCGAACGGGGGAAAAGCGAACGGACGGGGAGCGAACGGGCGGCGGGCGATCCACCGACGACGGCCCGTGGCAGCCGCCGATCGTCGAGACGGTCGCAACGAGCGGAGCGGGTCTCGAAGACCTACTCGACGCGCTCGACGGGCACGCGTCCTACCTGCGTCGGACGGGCGCGGGCGACCGCAAAGCGATCGACCGCATCGCAGCGGAGATCAGGCAGTTGGTCCGCAGCGACGCGAACGAACTGCTGGCTGCCGAAATAGATCGCCGCGGCGGGGTCGAGGCACTGGCGCGCCGCGTCCGCGACCGCGAGACCGATCCCTACACCGTCGCCGACGAGGTCGTCGACCCGCTTCGGGAGTGTCTCGCATCGATACGCGAGGGATCGACAGACGGGTCGTCCGAGTCGTCGTGA
- a CDS encoding cobalamin B12-binding domain-containing protein, giving the protein MSADAEQGWRNRPIRCLIAKVGLDGHDRGAHVISRAFRDAGFEVVYSGLHRAPEEVVQAAVQEDVDVLGLSILSGAHNTLVPAVIEGLKSYDAFEDTLIIVGGIIPEEDRERLHEMGVDAVFGPGTPMEETIEFVRENVPRRER; this is encoded by the coding sequence ATGAGCGCTGACGCCGAACAGGGTTGGCGGAACCGACCGATCCGGTGTCTTATCGCAAAGGTGGGACTCGACGGTCACGATCGAGGCGCACACGTCATCTCACGCGCGTTCCGGGATGCAGGATTCGAGGTCGTCTACTCCGGGCTACATCGCGCTCCGGAGGAGGTGGTGCAGGCGGCCGTACAGGAGGACGTCGACGTCCTCGGGCTCTCGATTCTCTCCGGCGCGCACAACACCCTCGTTCCGGCGGTCATCGAGGGGCTGAAGTCCTACGACGCCTTCGAGGACACACTCATCATCGTCGGGGGAATCATCCCGGAAGAGGACCGAGAGCGCCTCCACGAGATGGGCGTCGACGCGGTCTTCGGGCCCGGGACCCCGATGGAGGAGACGATCGAGTTCGTTCGAGAGAACGTACCGCGCCGCGAGAGATGA
- a CDS encoding GAF domain-containing protein, whose protein sequence is MTGDPVGGRVLVVMPPNSDHPDEATNYDAADGGSEDGEVSDATTHRQGEFIRGSRQRAPSDRNAEPTGRDENREYEREGRPKRNGAEGSTSGEQPSADDWDPAHVVAELKRRLSADVIVRCPDTTIEYVEELGPTLDCVVVLHENRPLIDTLISECTVPVIVFEPPVIGRIDEIVDGEDPVEELLEVVQTEIRNDHVQNDLQESNARLTALSHYAEDITACETVDAVVERTVEATIDALAFDYCVVLLIDGSLLVPRASTLPDPPASPCEVSEGIAGRTLARGKSEIVPDMQTDPDAIPEHDELHAVLSVPITERGVIQVVSEERDAFDDRDREFVEILAGYTREALERIEREVTLRKERDRLHAFFGDLPTPAVYVERRDGETLVEEANRAYSNQIREITPGKPLAEIVQNDAELEHYERAFETGTVTNGSVERERADDETQRFALTVVPVSPPTASECAYGLYIDERTTKTLESFQ, encoded by the coding sequence ATGACGGGAGATCCTGTCGGAGGGCGCGTTCTCGTCGTTATGCCGCCGAATTCGGACCATCCGGACGAGGCGACGAACTACGATGCTGCCGACGGCGGGAGTGAAGACGGGGAGGTTTCCGACGCTACGACACACCGGCAGGGAGAGTTCATTCGCGGCAGCCGCCAACGCGCGCCTTCCGACAGGAACGCAGAACCGACGGGACGCGACGAGAACCGGGAATACGAACGCGAGGGCAGACCGAAGCGGAACGGTGCGGAGGGCTCGACATCGGGTGAACAACCCTCCGCCGACGATTGGGATCCGGCACACGTCGTCGCCGAACTGAAGCGGCGGCTCTCCGCGGACGTGATCGTCCGGTGTCCGGACACCACCATCGAATACGTCGAAGAGCTCGGGCCGACGCTCGATTGCGTCGTGGTGCTCCACGAAAACCGACCGCTGATCGACACGCTCATCAGCGAGTGCACGGTTCCGGTTATCGTCTTCGAACCGCCGGTCATCGGTCGTATCGACGAAATCGTCGACGGGGAAGATCCGGTCGAGGAACTCCTCGAAGTCGTACAGACCGAGATCCGCAACGACCACGTCCAGAACGACCTGCAGGAGTCCAACGCGCGGTTGACCGCCCTGAGCCACTACGCGGAAGACATCACTGCCTGTGAGACTGTCGACGCGGTCGTCGAACGGACGGTGGAAGCGACGATCGACGCCCTCGCGTTCGATTACTGCGTCGTGCTCCTCATCGACGGGTCGTTGCTCGTTCCACGGGCGTCGACGCTGCCGGATCCGCCGGCGAGCCCCTGTGAGGTCTCCGAGGGGATCGCCGGTCGGACGCTCGCGCGGGGGAAATCGGAGATCGTCCCCGATATGCAGACCGATCCGGACGCGATCCCCGAGCACGACGAGCTGCACGCGGTGCTGAGCGTGCCGATCACCGAACGCGGGGTGATCCAAGTCGTCTCCGAAGAGCGCGATGCGTTCGACGACCGGGACCGCGAGTTCGTCGAGATCCTCGCGGGCTACACGCGAGAGGCGCTCGAACGGATCGAACGGGAGGTGACGCTCCGAAAAGAGCGCGATCGGTTGCACGCCTTCTTCGGCGACCTCCCCACACCGGCCGTGTACGTCGAACGTCGGGACGGAGAGACACTCGTCGAAGAGGCGAACCGGGCCTACTCGAACCAGATCAGAGAGATAACGCCCGGAAAGCCGCTCGCTGAAATCGTACAGAATGACGCCGAACTCGAACACTACGAACGCGCGTTCGAGACGGGGACGGTGACGAACGGGAGCGTCGAGCGTGAACGCGCGGACGACGAGACACAACGGTTCGCGCTCACCGTCGTCCCCGTCTCACCGCCGACCGCCAGCGAGTGCGCCTACGGGCTCTACATCGACGAACGAACCACCAAAACCCTCGAATCGTTCCAGTAA
- a CDS encoding S9 family peptidase, translating to MAHDIERYLNVRSAYGASFGVNDELAFLMDTTGVPQVWTLAEPGGWPEQRTFSEERVTFVSWSPEREEFAFGMDRGGNERQQLFRYDPPTGEITDWTEAPDAKHRWGGWSHDGERIGFTANRRDESVFDVYVQRREATGTDAELVAEGDGWLTLGGWSPDDSRLLLTEAYSNFDQDVSVLDVETGETTELTPHEGTTRFQSATWGPDGEHVYLVSDRESDTLDLWSVDADSGAFSLVAEDPDWEIDGVAVDDETGRIVYSTNVDGYTELTVGELAEPTAVEETGAPKIPRGVAGGVAFDDAGERFAVTVTRRSDPANVYVIDDTGEPTRWTRAATAGIPRDSFVDPELVHYPTFDGREIPAFFSLPETDTGHGETPVIVDIHGGPESQRRPSFSAVTQYFLANGYAVFEPNVRGSAGYGKAYGHLDDVEKRMDSVADVEAAVEWLHDHPAVDPDRIVAMGGSYGGFMVLAAMTEYPDLWAAGIDIVGIANFVTFLENTGEWRRSLREAEYGSLEDDREFLESISPLNTIEAIRAPLFVLHGENDPRVPVSEAHQLVEAAKQHVPVRERIFDDEGHGFTKLENRIHAYEEIVEFLSEHVE from the coding sequence ATGGCCCACGACATCGAGCGCTATCTCAACGTTCGGAGCGCCTACGGTGCCTCGTTCGGCGTGAACGACGAACTCGCCTTTCTGATGGACACCACGGGCGTCCCGCAGGTCTGGACGCTCGCAGAACCCGGTGGCTGGCCCGAGCAGCGCACCTTCTCCGAGGAGCGCGTGACGTTCGTGTCGTGGTCGCCAGAACGCGAGGAGTTCGCCTTCGGGATGGACCGCGGCGGCAACGAGCGCCAACAGCTGTTCCGGTACGACCCGCCGACCGGCGAGATCACCGACTGGACCGAAGCGCCGGACGCGAAGCACCGCTGGGGCGGCTGGAGCCACGACGGCGAGCGGATCGGGTTCACCGCCAACCGTCGCGACGAGTCCGTCTTCGACGTCTACGTACAGCGCCGTGAGGCGACCGGCACCGACGCCGAACTCGTCGCCGAGGGCGACGGCTGGCTGACCCTCGGCGGCTGGTCGCCCGATGACTCGCGGCTACTCCTCACCGAGGCGTACTCGAACTTCGATCAGGACGTTTCGGTCCTCGACGTCGAGACCGGCGAGACGACCGAGCTGACCCCACACGAGGGGACGACCCGCTTTCAGAGCGCGACGTGGGGGCCGGACGGCGAGCACGTGTATCTCGTCTCCGACCGCGAGAGCGACACGCTCGATCTCTGGTCGGTCGACGCCGACAGCGGCGCGTTCTCGCTCGTCGCCGAGGACCCCGACTGGGAGATCGACGGCGTCGCGGTCGACGACGAGACCGGTCGGATCGTCTACTCGACGAACGTCGACGGCTACACCGAACTGACCGTCGGCGAGTTGGCGGAGCCGACGGCGGTCGAGGAGACGGGAGCGCCGAAAATACCGCGGGGCGTCGCGGGCGGCGTCGCCTTCGACGACGCGGGCGAGCGCTTCGCCGTGACGGTGACGCGGCGCAGCGACCCCGCGAACGTCTACGTTATCGACGACACGGGCGAGCCGACGCGTTGGACGCGCGCGGCGACCGCGGGAATCCCCCGCGATTCGTTCGTCGACCCCGAACTCGTCCACTACCCGACGTTCGACGGCCGAGAGATCCCGGCGTTCTTCTCGCTGCCGGAGACCGACACCGGCCACGGGGAGACGCCCGTGATCGTCGACATCCACGGGGGGCCGGAGTCGCAGCGGCGGCCCTCGTTCAGCGCGGTCACGCAGTACTTCCTCGCGAACGGTTACGCCGTCTTCGAGCCGAACGTCCGCGGCTCGGCGGGCTACGGGAAGGCGTACGGCCACCTCGACGACGTCGAGAAGCGGATGGACTCGGTGGCGGACGTCGAGGCCGCCGTCGAGTGGCTACACGACCACCCGGCGGTCGATCCCGATCGAATCGTCGCGATGGGCGGCTCCTACGGCGGTTTTATGGTCCTCGCGGCGATGACCGAATACCCCGACCTGTGGGCCGCGGGGATCGACATCGTCGGCATCGCGAACTTCGTGACGTTCCTCGAGAACACCGGCGAGTGGCGTCGGTCGCTCCGCGAGGCCGAATACGGATCGTTGGAGGACGACAGGGAGTTCCTCGAATCGATCTCGCCGCTCAACACCATCGAGGCGATCCGCGCGCCGCTTTTCGTCCTGCACGGCGAGAACGACCCCCGAGTCCCCGTCTCCGAGGCGCACCAGCTCGTCGAAGCCGCAAAACAGCACGTACCCGTCCGAGAGCGCATTTTCGACGACGAGGGCCACGGCTTCACGAAGCTCGAAAACCGGATCCACGCCTACGAGGAAATCGTCGAGTTCCTCTCCGAGCACGTCGAGTGA
- a CDS encoding Rdx family protein, with protein MTTVEIEYCVPCGFLDRAEAIQHALLEQFGDRLDRVALVTGDHGVLTVAVDGDVLWDKSEDDYDVDEITRRVREAI; from the coding sequence ATGACGACAGTCGAGATCGAATACTGCGTGCCCTGCGGCTTCCTCGACCGCGCCGAGGCGATCCAACACGCGCTGCTCGAACAGTTCGGGGACCGACTGGACCGCGTCGCGCTGGTGACCGGCGACCACGGCGTGCTGACGGTCGCCGTCGACGGCGACGTGCTCTGGGACAAATCCGAAGACGACTACGACGTCGACGAGATTACCCGGCGCGTTCGCGAGGCGATTTGA
- a CDS encoding aldo/keto reductase, with amino-acid sequence MSLEHRRLGSTGTKVSELCFGTWRFGRETEGVVETKKEEAHELLDAYVERGGNFIDTANVYGTPSGRSESWIGDWLADRDRSEVVLASKVYFGFDPDNPNGSGLSRTHIRNQIEGTLDRLGTDYLDLYYIHRWDEETPIEETLSTLNRLVEEGKVNYLGASTMAAWQLTKALWKSEVNGWERFEVTQPLFHAGYYEDVKEYLDVCGDQELAVCPYSPLAGGFLTGKYERADPDDPTKVVAPDGSRGSMDEQFSDYYLSARGWEVLDAVRGVADEVDASPAQVALRWLMDYPDATVVPIVGARTVDQLDENLGAADVDLSDEQWNRIFDARYDDDGRRWGHRD; translated from the coding sequence ATGAGCCTTGAGCACCGACGACTCGGGTCGACCGGCACGAAGGTATCGGAACTCTGCTTCGGCACGTGGCGCTTCGGGCGCGAGACCGAGGGCGTCGTCGAGACGAAAAAAGAGGAGGCGCACGAACTGCTCGACGCGTACGTCGAGCGCGGCGGCAACTTCATCGATACCGCCAACGTCTACGGCACCCCCAGCGGGCGCAGCGAGTCGTGGATCGGCGACTGGCTCGCCGATCGGGACCGCTCGGAGGTCGTCCTCGCCTCGAAAGTCTACTTCGGCTTCGACCCCGACAACCCGAACGGGTCGGGGCTGTCACGGACGCACATCCGCAACCAGATCGAGGGGACGCTCGACCGACTCGGCACCGACTACCTCGATCTGTACTACATCCACCGCTGGGACGAGGAGACGCCGATCGAGGAGACGCTCTCGACGCTGAACCGGCTCGTCGAAGAGGGGAAAGTGAACTACCTCGGCGCGTCGACGATGGCCGCGTGGCAGCTCACGAAGGCGCTCTGGAAGTCCGAAGTCAACGGCTGGGAGCGCTTCGAGGTCACCCAACCGCTGTTTCACGCGGGCTACTACGAGGACGTGAAGGAGTACCTCGACGTCTGCGGCGATCAGGAACTCGCGGTCTGTCCGTACTCGCCGCTGGCCGGCGGCTTTCTCACGGGCAAGTACGAGCGCGCCGATCCCGACGACCCGACGAAGGTGGTCGCGCCGGACGGCTCGCGCGGGTCGATGGACGAGCAGTTCAGCGACTACTACCTCTCCGCTCGCGGCTGGGAGGTCCTCGACGCCGTCAGAGGGGTCGCCGACGAGGTCGATGCCTCGCCCGCGCAGGTCGCGCTCCGCTGGCTGATGGACTACCCGGACGCGACGGTCGTTCCGATCGTCGGCGCGCGGACGGTCGACCAGCTCGACGAGAACCTCGGCGCGGCCGACGTCGATCTGAGCGACGAGCAGTGGAATCGCATCTTCGACGCTCGCTACGATGACGACGGCCGTCGGTGGGGACACCGCGACTGA
- a CDS encoding OB-fold domain-containing protein, producing the protein MSDDTHSDTNANQHVMEAHRYPDGSITYPGHPLGPGGKEPTGTVDLSEYVAEVITWTTSTATPPGVRQPNTLAIVEFDVDGEPVRAIGQVTTDEVEIGDEVRPVYCEELREPGAGIREPASQEWDGFRFEPAE; encoded by the coding sequence ATGAGCGACGACACTCACTCTGATACCAACGCAAACCAGCACGTGATGGAGGCGCACCGCTACCCCGACGGCAGCATCACCTACCCGGGCCACCCGCTCGGTCCGGGCGGCAAGGAGCCGACGGGCACCGTCGACCTCAGCGAGTACGTCGCCGAGGTGATCACGTGGACGACGTCGACGGCGACGCCGCCGGGCGTTCGCCAACCCAACACCCTCGCGATCGTCGAGTTCGACGTCGACGGCGAGCCGGTCCGTGCGATCGGACAGGTGACAACCGACGAGGTCGAGATCGGCGACGAGGTCCGGCCGGTCTACTGCGAGGAGCTTCGCGAGCCGGGCGCGGGTATCCGCGAGCCCGCGAGCCAAGAGTGGGACGGCTTCCGGTTCGAGCCGGCCGAGTAG